One Hemitrygon akajei chromosome 11, sHemAka1.3, whole genome shotgun sequence DNA segment encodes these proteins:
- the LOC140735146 gene encoding immunoglobulin lambda-1 light chain-like, with amino-acid sequence MSPTLHLLWVLLVHLPDIHAAPVLNQTPMSRHASAGQTVRLECRIQNGNVRSYKMYWYRQRPGEKPQWVLVHYPSNSIYRGMGITDSFQPSRDTSSNSHILTISSLEPRDSAVYYCAAWDSGVIFGPGTILDIKSSDSREPSVLLLPPSPEETRSGSATLSCLVSGFKPGLVALRWTVDGVEMETGVTTGAVSPDTDQTYRLSSYLRVPVAAWNKGSSYSCSVSHSSLSSPLRNTISSSACAQ; translated from the exons ATGTCCCCAACGCTGCATCTCCTGTGGGTTCTGCTGGTTCATTTACCAG ATATCCACGCGGCCCCAGTGCTCAATCAGACCCCAATGTCACGACATGCTTCCGCGGGTCAAACCGTCCGCTTAGAGTGTCGGATACAGAACGGTAATGTTCGCAGTTACAAAATGTACTGGTACCGACAGCGTCCCGGGGAGAAACCTCAGTGGGTGTTAGTACATTACCCAAGCAATAGCATATACCGAGGGATGGGGATCACAGACAGTTTTCAACCGTCCAGAGACACCTCCAGCAACAGTCACATCCTGACGATTAGCAGTTTGGAGCCCCGGGATTCCGCCGTCTATTACTGCGCAGCCTGGGACTCTGGAGTTATCTTCggtccaggcaccatcctggaTATTAAGA GTAGCGATTCTCGGGAGCCGTCAGTTCTTCTGCTCCCTCCATCTCCGGAGGAGACGCGCTCGGGTTCGGCCACTCTCTCTTGCCTGGTGAGTGGTTTTAAGCCGGGCTTGGTAGCGCTACGCTGGACCGTGGATGGAGTCGAGATGGAGACTGGGGTGACGACAGGTGCTGTGTCCCCGGACACTGACCAGACCTACAGGCTGAGCAGTTACCTGCGGGTTCCCGTCGCTGCCTGGAACAAGGGTTCGAGCTATTCCTGCAGCGTGAGCCACAGCTCGCTGAGCTCGCCGCTGCGCAACACCATCTCTTCGTCCGCCTGTGCACAGTGA